In the Brassica napus cultivar Da-Ae chromosome A7, Da-Ae, whole genome shotgun sequence genome, one interval contains:
- the LOC106354159 gene encoding NOP protein chaperone 1-like produces MGRKGTSKDLLELEHKNPSSSSSSAIDSALLISKKQKKKQKKEAPPPPSKPTIAPVPKSEFLDKLKGFLGVMAEANKKLEQEAEEGNSEAFDLEALTGDESQVIEMDLMLGVADLNTPEAVKAAEAAIAGNGLANGSSDDESDSDDDESDSGDEDDDDKKSSKGEESSGKRAKIVELS; encoded by the coding sequence ATGGGAAGGAAAGGAACTAGCAAAGATCTTCTTGAACTGGAACACAAGAatccatcatcttcttcctcctctgctATCGATTCAGCACTTTTGATCTccaagaagcagaagaagaagcagaagaaggaggctcctcctcctccatcgAAGCCAACGATAGCTCCAGTTCCCAAAAGCGAGTTTCTCGACAAACTCAAAGGCTTTCTTGGAGTCATGGCGGAGGCTAACAAGAAACTTGAGCAAGAAGCAGAGGAAGGAAACTCTGAAGCTTTTGACCTCGAGGCACTTACGGGAGACGAGTCTCAAGTTATAGAGATGGATTTGATGCTCGGTGTCGCTGATCTCAACACGCCTGAAGCTGTCAAGGCTGCTGAAGCAGCTATTGCCGGTAATGGTTTGGCTAATGGAAGCAGCGATGATGAGAGTGATAGCGACGATGATGAGAGTGATAGTGgcgatgaagatgatgatgacaaGAAGAGCTCTAAAGGTGAAGAAAGTAGTGGAAAACGAGCCAAGATCGTTGAGCTCTcttaa